TTGGGAAAGATCTTGCGGCCTTCCGGCACCTGGATCAGTCCCTCCTCCACGATGCGCGCGGCGGAGCGGCCGTCGATGCGCTTGCCGGCGAAGCGGATCTCGCCCGCCCAGGGCGGCAGCACGCCCGACAGCACCTTGTTCAGCGTCGTCTTGCCGACGCCGTTGGAGCCGAGGACCGTGACGATCTCGCCGTCCAGCACGGCCATGTCGATGCCGCGCAGCACCTCGGTGGCGCCGTAGCCGGTCTTCAGTCCCTCTATGCTCAGAAGCGCCTCAGCCATGGGCCGCCCCCTCCGCGTTCAGGCGGGCGGCGGCGCCGTGGCCGAGATAGGCCTCGATCACGCGGGGGTCGGCGCAGACGGCGGCGGGCCTGCCCTCGGCGATCATGCGGCCCTGCGCCAGCACATAGACGCGCTCGCACAGGTTCATCACCGCCTGCATGACGTGTTCGATCATCAGGATCGTCACCCCTTCGTCGCGGATGCCCCGGATCACCGGGATGATGTCGCGGATCTCCGACGGGTTCAGGCCGGCCAGCACCTCGTCCAGCAGCAGCAGCTTCGGCTCGGTGGCGAGCGCGCGGGCCAGTTCCAGCCGCTTGCGGCCGGCCACCGTCAGGCCGCCGGCCGGCCGGTCCAGCTCGGCCGCCAGCCCGACCCGGCGGGCCACCTCGCGCGCCTTGGCGATGGCGTCGGCGCGCTTGGCGTGGCGCAGATAGGCGCCGACCGCGATGTTCTCGCACACCGTCAGCCCGGCGAAGGGCTGGACGATCTGGAAGGTGCGGCCGATGCCGCGTTCGGCGCGGCGGTGCGGCTCCTCGCCGGTGATGTCGGTGCCCTCGAACAGGATCCGCCCGTCGCTCGGCGCGACGAAGCCGGAGATCATCGAGAACAGCGTGGTCTTGCCGGCGCCGTTCGGCCCGATCAGGCCGACGATGCCGCCCGGCTCCAGCGCGAGCGAGGCGTTGTCCACCGCCATCAGCCCGCCGAAGCGCTTGGACACGCACTCAACGGCCAGCATGGGAAACCTCCTTGGCGCCGCGCGCCACCAGCCCGCGCCCACGGTCGCGCAGCCGCTCCAGCAGGCCCAGGATGCCGCCGCGGGCGAAGGCGACGGCCAGCACCAGAACGCTGCCGAAGACGATCAGGTCGATGCCGGGGATGCGGCCGGCGAACTGCTTGGCGAGTTCGCCCAGCCCGTGCAGGGTCAGGGCGCCCACCACCGGCCCGAAGACGGTGCCGACGCCGCCGATGATCGGGGCGAGCAGCAGTTCCACCGAGATCCAGCTGCCGTAGGCGATGTGGGCGTCGATGTAGAGGAAATACTGGGCGTAGAGGCAGCCGGACAGCGCCGTCACCGCGCCCGACAGGGCGATGGCGCGCAGCTTCACCTTGAGCGAGTCGACGCCCAGCGCCTTGGCCGCGTCCTCGTTCTCGCGCACCGCGACGAGCTGCGCGCCGAAGCGGGAGCGCTGGATCCAGCGCGTCAGCAGCAGCACCCCGGTGACGAAGGCCAGGACCAGCCAATAGAAGACCGCGCGGTCGGCGAATTGCAGGTTGGCGGGATGGACGTCCAGCTTGATCAGCAGGCCGGCGGCGCCGCCGGTGAAGGAGGCGGCGTTGGCGAGGATGCGGAACACCTCGGCGAAGGCCAGCGTCACCAGCGCGAAGTAGGAGCCGCGCAGGCCGGAGCGGAAGCTGAGGAAGCCGATGGTCCAGGCGACCGCCGCCCCCGCCGCCATCGCCGCCAGCAGCCCGGCCCAGGCGTTGACGCCGTAGCGCAGTTGCAGGATCGCCGTCACATAGGCGCCGGTGCCGAAGAAGGCGGCGTGGCCGAAGCTGAACTGGCCGCCGAAGCCGCCCAGGATGTTCCAGCCCTGCGCGCCCAGCGTCACGATCAGCGTGAAGACGAGGAAGTTCATCACCGGGCTGGACGTCACCACCAGCGGCAGCAGCGCGGCGAGGACGGCCAGGACGGCGATCGGGATCAGGTCGCGCGCGGTCATGCCTTGGCTCCGAACAGGCCGGTCGGCCGCACCAGCAGCACGGCGATGAAGATCAGGAAGATGCCGATCTGCCCCAGGCTGTCGCCCAGCAGCAGGCCGCACAGGCTCTCCACCACGCCAATGAACAGGCCGCCCAGCAGCGCGCCGGGGAGCGAGCCCATGCCGCCCAGCACCACAACGGTGAAGGCGACCAGCACGAAGGCGCTGCCGATGCGCGGGTTGACGTAGAAGGTCGGCATCAGCAGCGCGGCGGCCACGGCGAGGCAGGCGCAGCCCAGCCCGAAGGTGACGGCG
This genomic stretch from Azospirillum sp. TSH58 harbors:
- a CDS encoding ABC transporter ATP-binding protein, whose product is MLAVECVSKRFGGLMAVDNASLALEPGGIVGLIGPNGAGKTTLFSMISGFVAPSDGRILFEGTDITGEEPHRRAERGIGRTFQIVQPFAGLTVCENIAVGAYLRHAKRADAIAKAREVARRVGLAAELDRPAGGLTVAGRKRLELARALATEPKLLLLDEVLAGLNPSEIRDIIPVIRGIRDEGVTILMIEHVMQAVMNLCERVYVLAQGRMIAEGRPAAVCADPRVIEAYLGHGAAARLNAEGAAHG
- a CDS encoding branched-chain amino acid ABC transporter permease, with translation MTARDLIPIAVLAVLAALLPLVVTSSPVMNFLVFTLIVTLGAQGWNILGGFGGQFSFGHAAFFGTGAYVTAILQLRYGVNAWAGLLAAMAAGAAVAWTIGFLSFRSGLRGSYFALVTLAFAEVFRILANAASFTGGAAGLLIKLDVHPANLQFADRAVFYWLVLAFVTGVLLLTRWIQRSRFGAQLVAVRENEDAAKALGVDSLKVKLRAIALSGAVTALSGCLYAQYFLYIDAHIAYGSWISVELLLAPIIGGVGTVFGPVVGALTLHGLGELAKQFAGRIPGIDLIVFGSVLVLAVAFARGGILGLLERLRDRGRGLVARGAKEVSHAGR